The following coding sequences are from one Bacteroides sp. window:
- a CDS encoding MFS transporter: MLPFQKRLSNFFYAILSLPATAMGFGLSVQIAALSWILRTQYGLDIHEIGIVWAAGPIAGILGQPIIGLISDKVWFWGGRRRPFILVGGLLAGLAIFALPHIGAIDTFLGIGSIMAVAITIALTLDLAINISFNPTRSIIADVTPDGPPRTKGYTWMQSISNLFGSMAYLVGALFGNFILIYVGVAVILLFSIIPVFFIEEPRHLEEEAKEGDEPVKETKTQWGELWKIYIAHGFSWLGIQTMFIYAIIFIEKKINPYSPGVDVAATDLVTGQIIGWSFFLLNAVGAIWPIFVLEPIARKIGRVKTHVLAVALMALGYFAIVFFARNQISLYVLMAILSFGWAAVVSLPFAIMSEKVNRARMGFFMGIFNLSVVLPQLVASFVMGFVIKALADPRTVFIISGISLSISAFLWIFVSEGKKKSVPEVEIQPQGIKH, from the coding sequence ATGCTACCCTTTCAGAAAAGACTTAGCAACTTCTTCTATGCGATCCTGAGCTTGCCGGCCACCGCAATGGGGTTTGGCCTTTCTGTTCAGATCGCTGCCCTGAGCTGGATTTTACGCACCCAGTACGGGCTCGATATCCACGAGATAGGGATTGTATGGGCTGCTGGCCCCATTGCTGGTATACTGGGGCAGCCCATCATTGGGCTCATTAGCGACAAGGTATGGTTCTGGGGCGGACGGCGCAGGCCCTTCATCCTGGTGGGCGGATTGCTCGCAGGTCTGGCCATATTTGCCCTCCCTCACATCGGAGCCATTGACACCTTTCTGGGCATCGGCAGTATTATGGCTGTGGCCATCACCATTGCCCTGACGCTCGACCTGGCCATTAACATCAGTTTTAACCCCACACGTTCCATCATTGCTGATGTTACGCCTGACGGTCCTCCCCGTACAAAGGGTTATACCTGGATGCAGTCAATCTCCAACCTGTTTGGTAGTATGGCTTACCTAGTGGGCGCCTTGTTTGGAAACTTCATTCTGATCTATGTGGGGGTAGCTGTTATTTTGCTGTTCTCCATCATCCCGGTTTTCTTTATCGAGGAGCCGCGCCACCTGGAAGAGGAAGCCAAGGAAGGGGATGAACCCGTGAAGGAGACCAAAACCCAATGGGGCGAACTGTGGAAGATATACATTGCTCATGGTTTTAGCTGGCTGGGTATACAAACCATGTTTATTTATGCTATCATCTTTATTGAGAAGAAAATAAATCCTTATTCTCCCGGGGTGGATGTTGCGGCCACTGACCTGGTCACCGGGCAGATCATAGGCTGGTCGTTCTTTTTGCTGAACGCTGTAGGTGCCATCTGGCCCATCTTTGTCCTCGAGCCAATTGCACGCAAAATCGGAAGAGTAAAAACCCACGTATTAGCTGTAGCTTTGATGGCCCTGGGATATTTTGCCATTGTCTTTTTTGCACGGAACCAGATCAGCCTTTATGTGTTGATGGCAATCCTTAGCTTTGGCTGGGCTGCAGTGGTTTCTTTGCCTTTTGCCATCATGTCAGAAAAAGTAAACAGGGCCCGCATGGGATTCTTTATGGGCATCTTTAACCTTTCGGTTGTGCTTCCCCAACTGGTGGCCAGCTTTGTGATGGGCTTCGTGATTAAAGCCCTTGCTGACCCACGCACCGTGTTCATCATCAGTGGCATCAGCCTGTCGATTTCTGCTTTCCTCTGGATATTCGTTTCCGAAGGAAAGAAAAAGTCAGTGCCTGAGGTTGAAATCCAGCCCCAGGGAATCAAACATTGA
- the pyrF gene encoding orotidine-5'-phosphate decarboxylase has product MNRQELIKLIREKKSYLCVGLDSDLEKIPDWLREEHDDPVYEFNRRIIDATIDLAVAYKPNLAFYESRGSEGWRSLEKTMEYLRKHPGGPVFTIADAKRGDIGNSAEQYAKAFLERLDFDSVTVNPYMGQDTLRPFLTRPGKWAIVLALTSNPGARDFQLWQPQLPMLLERMGIKTEQWKRFFELIIEQCQQWGTPENLMFVMGATRPEMLQDIRQVAPSHFFLVPGVGAQGGSLQDVSRMAMNNDCGILVNVSRNIIFASTGKNFDEKAREAALGYQKQMEFLLSEKQII; this is encoded by the coding sequence ATGAACCGGCAGGAACTTATCAAGCTCATCAGAGAAAAGAAATCCTACCTCTGCGTAGGCCTTGACAGTGATTTGGAAAAAATTCCGGACTGGCTCAGGGAAGAGCATGATGACCCGGTGTATGAGTTTAATCGCAGGATCATCGATGCAACCATCGATCTGGCAGTGGCCTATAAGCCCAACCTCGCCTTCTATGAAAGCAGGGGCAGTGAAGGCTGGCGAAGCCTTGAGAAAACGATGGAATACCTGAGGAAACATCCTGGTGGGCCAGTATTTACCATTGCTGATGCCAAGCGCGGAGATATCGGCAACTCGGCCGAACAGTATGCAAAAGCATTCCTTGAACGCCTTGATTTTGATTCGGTTACTGTCAATCCCTATATGGGGCAGGACACCCTTCGGCCTTTTTTGACAAGGCCGGGTAAATGGGCTATCGTGCTGGCCCTGACCAGCAACCCGGGCGCACGCGACTTCCAGTTGTGGCAACCTCAGCTTCCGATGTTGCTTGAGCGTATGGGCATCAAAACCGAACAGTGGAAGCGTTTTTTTGAGCTTATCATAGAACAATGCCAGCAATGGGGGACCCCTGAAAACCTGATGTTTGTGATGGGCGCTACCCGTCCCGAAATGCTTCAGGACATCCGGCAAGTTGCACCCTCGCATTTCTTCCTTGTGCCTGGTGTCGGTGCTCAGGGTGGAAGTCTTCAGGATGTGTCGCGTATGGCAATGAATAATGATTGTGGTATTTTGGTGAATGTATCAAGAAATATAATTTTTGCTTCCACAGGAAAGAACTTCGACGAAAAGGCTCGTGAAGCAGCCCTTGGTTACCAAAAACAAATGGAGTTTCTGCTCAGTGAAAAGCAAATAATTTGA
- a CDS encoding AIR synthase related protein: MSGQQKYNQRGVSASKEDVHSAISKLDKGLFPQAFCKVVPDYLGGDPLYCNIMHADGAGTKSSLAYLYWKETGDLSVWEGIAQDAVVMNLDDLLCVGANDKLLVSSTIGRNKKLIPAEVIAAIINGTEAFLENMRSQGIEMVLTGGETADVGDLVKTVIVDSTVTARMPRASVITNEKIAPGNVIVGLASYGQTTYEDAYNGGMGSNGLTSARHDVFSSVYAKKYPESYDNSLDHGVVYSGQCLLTDAVEGSPLDAGKLVLSPTRTYAPVVKAIFSELKGAIHGMVHCSGGGQTKVLHFVDRLHMVKDNLFPIPPLFRLIREQSGTPLKEMYQVFNMGHRMELYVEEGRAAEIIAIASEFNLEARIIGHCEAAPEKKLTITTAEGSFVYP; this comes from the coding sequence ATGAGTGGACAGCAGAAATACAACCAGCGAGGGGTCTCGGCATCGAAAGAAGACGTTCACAGTGCAATAAGTAAACTGGATAAGGGTTTGTTTCCCCAGGCCTTTTGCAAGGTGGTTCCCGATTACCTGGGGGGAGACCCTCTTTATTGCAACATTATGCACGCCGACGGGGCCGGGACCAAGTCGTCCCTGGCTTACCTTTACTGGAAAGAAACCGGCGACCTGTCGGTTTGGGAAGGCATTGCCCAGGATGCCGTGGTAATGAACCTCGACGACCTTTTGTGTGTGGGTGCTAACGATAAGCTCCTGGTTTCATCTACCATTGGCCGCAATAAAAAACTTATTCCCGCCGAGGTGATCGCTGCCATTATTAATGGCACAGAGGCCTTTTTGGAGAATATGCGCAGCCAGGGGATTGAAATGGTGCTGACCGGTGGAGAGACCGCTGATGTGGGCGATTTGGTGAAGACAGTAATAGTTGATTCGACGGTTACAGCCCGTATGCCCCGCGCTTCGGTGATTACCAATGAAAAGATCGCTCCCGGTAACGTGATAGTAGGGCTGGCCTCTTATGGACAGACTACTTACGAAGACGCATACAACGGTGGGATGGGCAGCAACGGGCTGACTTCAGCCCGTCACGATGTTTTCTCTTCGGTATACGCCAAGAAATATCCGGAAAGCTATGACAATTCGCTGGACCATGGGGTAGTCTATTCGGGCCAGTGCCTGCTGACGGATGCAGTGGAAGGTTCCCCCTTGGATGCAGGGAAACTGGTGCTTTCGCCTACGCGCACCTATGCACCGGTGGTTAAGGCTATCTTCTCGGAGTTGAAGGGAGCCATCCACGGCATGGTGCACTGCAGCGGGGGAGGGCAGACCAAAGTGCTGCACTTCGTCGACCGCCTGCACATGGTGAAAGATAACCTCTTCCCAATACCGCCCCTGTTCAGGCTTATCCGCGAGCAGTCAGGCACTCCCCTGAAGGAGATGTACCAGGTGTTTAATATGGGCCACCGAATGGAGTTGTATGTGGAAGAGGGAAGGGCTGCCGAGATTATCGCCATTGCTTCAGAATTCAACCTGGAAGCCAGGATCATAGGGCATTGCGAGGCAGCTCCTGAGAAGAAACTAACCATCACTACTGCCGAAGGCTCTTTTGTTTATCCCTGA
- the prfA gene encoding peptide chain release factor 1, giving the protein MLLEKLHAINERYEEVGRLITDPDIVTDMKRYIALNKEYKDLGPIIAAYKEYKNILDNIESTREILNKEKDPEFREMAKLEMDELLEREEKLEEDIRFLLIPADPQDEKNAIVEIRAGTGGDEAAIFAGDLYRMYLKFAESKGWKTELVDMNEGTSGGFKEVIFNVTGEGVYGILKYESGVHRVQRVPQTETQGRVHTSASTVAVLPEADEFDIELKQSDIRKDTFCSSGPGGQSVNTTYSAVRLTHVPTGIVVSIQDQKSQIKNLEKAMSVLRTRLYDLEYKKYLDEISSKRKTMVSTGDRSAKIRTYNYPQGRMTDHRIGLTLYNLASVMDGDIQEIIDALQVAENAEKLKEGVVT; this is encoded by the coding sequence ATGCTGTTAGAGAAATTACACGCCATCAACGAACGCTACGAGGAGGTGGGGCGGTTGATCACTGATCCCGACATCGTCACCGATATGAAGCGTTATATCGCCCTCAACAAGGAATATAAAGACCTGGGGCCTATCATTGCCGCTTACAAGGAATACAAGAACATCCTCGATAATATTGAATCGACCAGGGAAATCCTGAACAAGGAGAAAGACCCTGAGTTCAGGGAAATGGCCAAGCTTGAGATGGATGAACTGCTTGAGCGTGAGGAAAAACTGGAGGAAGACATACGCTTCCTGCTGATTCCTGCCGACCCACAGGATGAGAAGAATGCCATTGTGGAGATCCGTGCAGGTACCGGTGGGGATGAAGCAGCAATTTTTGCGGGTGACCTCTACAGGATGTACCTGAAGTTTGCCGAGTCGAAAGGCTGGAAGACTGAGCTTGTGGATATGAACGAAGGCACTTCGGGCGGCTTCAAAGAAGTTATATTTAATGTTACGGGCGAAGGTGTTTACGGCATCCTGAAGTATGAGTCGGGGGTGCATCGCGTGCAGCGGGTGCCCCAGACCGAGACCCAGGGCCGGGTGCACACCTCTGCTTCCACAGTGGCTGTGTTGCCCGAAGCAGATGAGTTCGACATAGAACTCAAGCAAAGCGACATCCGCAAGGATACCTTTTGTTCATCTGGGCCAGGGGGGCAGTCGGTCAACACCACTTACTCCGCCGTTAGACTTACCCACGTTCCCACGGGCATCGTGGTCTCTATTCAGGACCAGAAGTCGCAGATCAAAAACCTTGAAAAGGCTATGAGCGTATTGCGCACCAGGCTTTATGATTTGGAATATAAGAAATACCTCGACGAGATTTCGTCTAAACGGAAGACAATGGTTTCTACGGGCGACCGCTCAGCCAAGATCCGCACGTATAATTATCCACAGGGCCGTATGACCGACCACCGAATCGGGCTGACGCTTTATAACCTGGCCTCCGTTATGGATGGCGATATCCAGGAGATTATCGATGCCCTTCAGGTAGCAGAAAATGCTGAGAAACTGAAGGAAGGCGTGGTTACTTAA
- a CDS encoding branched-chain amino acid aminotransferase — protein MQDTDWGKLPFGYFKTDYNVRCYYRDGKWGEVEVSSSEVINIHMGATCLHYGQEAFEGMKAYRGKDGKIRLFRWQENAKRIRKSAEGVLMAQVPEELFFEMVTKAVKMNERFVPPYGHGASLYIRPLLIGTGVQVGVSPAKEYLFMVFVGPVGPYFKEGFKPVTMQIVHDYDRAAPLGTGHIKVGGNYAGSLAASERAKKEGYASVIFLEAKEKKYIDEAGPANFFAIKDNTYVTPKSHSILPSITNMSLMQMAEEMGLKVERRQLAVEELADFEEAGACGTAAIITPIGKIVVRETGKEYQFSKDGKAGPISTKLYQKLISIQYGEEPDTHGWITILD, from the coding sequence ATGCAAGACACAGACTGGGGAAAACTCCCTTTCGGCTATTTTAAGACAGACTACAACGTGCGCTGCTATTACCGTGATGGGAAGTGGGGTGAAGTTGAAGTCTCCTCATCCGAGGTCATAAACATTCACATGGGGGCCACCTGCCTCCACTATGGGCAGGAAGCCTTTGAAGGCATGAAAGCCTACCGTGGCAAGGATGGCAAGATTCGCCTGTTCCGTTGGCAGGAGAATGCCAAAAGAATCCGCAAATCAGCTGAAGGCGTTTTGATGGCCCAGGTTCCGGAAGAACTTTTCTTCGAAATGGTAACCAAAGCCGTCAAAATGAATGAACGTTTTGTTCCCCCCTATGGCCATGGCGCATCACTCTATATCCGTCCACTGCTGATCGGCACCGGCGTGCAGGTTGGGGTTAGCCCCGCAAAAGAGTACCTGTTCATGGTGTTTGTTGGACCTGTTGGACCTTACTTCAAGGAAGGCTTTAAGCCGGTGACCATGCAGATCGTTCACGATTATGACCGTGCGGCGCCGCTGGGAACAGGACATATCAAGGTCGGCGGAAACTACGCTGGCAGTCTGGCAGCCTCTGAAAGGGCCAAGAAAGAAGGATACGCTTCGGTAATCTTCCTGGAAGCGAAAGAAAAGAAATACATTGATGAAGCAGGCCCGGCTAACTTCTTCGCCATTAAAGACAACACCTATGTAACCCCGAAATCACATTCAATCCTGCCCTCCATTACCAATATGAGTTTAATGCAGATGGCTGAAGAAATGGGCTTAAAGGTGGAACGCCGCCAGTTGGCAGTAGAAGAACTGGCAGACTTCGAGGAGGCCGGGGCTTGTGGCACTGCAGCCATCATCACGCCCATTGGCAAGATCGTGGTGCGTGAGACTGGTAAAGAGTACCAGTTCTCAAAAGACGGAAAGGCCGGTCCAATCTCCACCAAATTGTATCAGAAGTTGATCAGTATTCAATACGGAGAAGAACCCGATACCCACGGTTGGATTACCATCCTGGATTAA
- a CDS encoding S46 family peptidase produces MFKRILVLAFVLSIQLQGFATEGMWLPVLIGNNIETMQQMGLQLSASDLYNENGPSLKDGIVRFGRGCTGAFLSPEGLLITNHHCGLGQIQRHSSVENDYLTHGFWAKSMEEELPNPGLTITLLVRMEDVTDQIIPKLREGMTEEERATAVSQLTREIANAAAEDGKYETQVAPFYYGNEYFLFVYQVYRDVRLVGAPPESIGSFGGDEDNWMWPRHTGDFSLFRVYANADNEPADFSPDNKPYRPEHYFPVSNRGVRQDDFTLVYGFPGRTSQYLTSDAVKYILEKQNPVSIDLRTRTLDIYSQEMDASDKIRIQYTAKHSGVSNAWKRWQGEIRGLERLDAVERKTELEEEFAQWASRPENAGRYAGLLNAFETLYQELNPFRYATILYNEAGRRIELVRFAQGFDELVKKSKESNADTEEIANLVERLKAMTSAFFKDYHQGTDQRILTVMLDRYLALAEQPLVPPVLMDIRRQYGTDLQKYADRLFSRSILASESKTMDLLDNYKASDYRKLEKDPAFALAMSLANYQEETIRPVESSLNSKLDSLYRLYTAGLREMRPEQNFFPDANSTLRITYGKVEGSYPRDAVQYLHHSTAQGILEKKTNTQVPDYRIPERLDQLIRQRDFAPYDHDGELIIDFLASNHTTGGNSGSPVLDGSGAFIGINFDRTWESTMSDIMFDPEQCRSITANSQYILWVIDRYAGMKYLLDEMVIVNE; encoded by the coding sequence ATGTTTAAAAGAATTCTTGTTTTAGCTTTTGTGCTTTCCATTCAACTTCAGGGTTTTGCAACGGAGGGCATGTGGTTGCCTGTGCTGATAGGCAATAACATTGAGACGATGCAGCAAATGGGTCTTCAGCTTTCGGCCAGTGACCTCTATAATGAAAACGGGCCAAGCCTGAAGGACGGCATTGTGCGGTTTGGTCGTGGATGCACGGGTGCTTTCCTTTCTCCCGAGGGCTTGCTGATCACCAACCACCATTGCGGTCTGGGGCAAATTCAGCGTCACAGCAGTGTGGAGAACGACTACCTGACTCACGGATTTTGGGCGAAAAGCATGGAGGAAGAATTGCCCAATCCCGGCCTGACCATTACCTTGCTCGTTCGAATGGAGGATGTTACAGATCAAATAATTCCGAAACTCCGTGAGGGGATGACAGAAGAGGAAAGGGCTACAGCGGTTTCACAGCTCACCCGTGAGATTGCCAATGCGGCTGCTGAGGACGGTAAGTACGAAACCCAGGTCGCTCCATTTTATTACGGCAACGAATATTTCCTCTTTGTTTACCAGGTTTACCGCGACGTCCGCCTGGTAGGTGCCCCACCTGAGTCGATTGGCAGCTTTGGCGGCGATGAGGATAACTGGATGTGGCCACGCCACACCGGCGACTTTTCCTTGTTCAGGGTATATGCCAATGCTGACAATGAGCCGGCTGACTTTAGCCCTGATAACAAGCCCTACCGCCCGGAACATTATTTCCCCGTATCGAACCGGGGGGTAAGGCAGGACGACTTCACCCTGGTGTATGGCTTCCCAGGCCGTACCTCTCAGTACCTTACATCCGATGCCGTTAAATATATTCTTGAGAAGCAGAACCCCGTTTCCATTGACCTTAGGACACGTACCCTGGATATCTATAGCCAGGAGATGGATGCAAGTGATAAAATCAGGATTCAATATACCGCAAAGCATTCCGGGGTATCAAACGCTTGGAAGCGCTGGCAGGGTGAGATACGAGGACTGGAACGCCTGGATGCGGTGGAAAGAAAAACAGAACTAGAGGAGGAATTTGCACAATGGGCTTCCAGGCCTGAAAACGCTGGCCGCTATGCCGGGTTGCTCAATGCCTTTGAAACCCTCTACCAGGAATTGAATCCTTTCCGCTATGCAACTATACTTTACAATGAAGCAGGCAGGAGAATTGAACTCGTCCGCTTTGCCCAGGGCTTTGATGAACTGGTGAAGAAGAGTAAGGAAAGCAATGCAGATACTGAAGAAATTGCAAATCTAGTGGAACGCCTGAAGGCAATGACTTCGGCCTTCTTCAAGGATTACCACCAGGGTACAGACCAGCGTATTCTGACTGTTATGCTCGACCGTTACCTGGCGCTTGCCGAACAGCCTTTGGTTCCTCCGGTGCTGATGGATATCCGGCGACAGTATGGCACTGACCTGCAGAAATATGCTGACAGGCTTTTTTCGCGCTCCATCCTGGCTTCGGAAAGCAAGACTATGGATTTGCTGGATAACTATAAAGCCTCAGATTACCGCAAGCTGGAGAAAGACCCCGCCTTTGCGCTGGCCATGAGCTTGGCCAACTATCAGGAAGAAACGATAAGACCTGTGGAATCAAGCCTCAACAGTAAACTGGATAGCCTTTACCGCTTGTACACTGCAGGGCTGCGGGAGATGAGGCCTGAACAGAACTTTTTTCCCGATGCCAACAGTACGCTGAGGATCACCTACGGCAAGGTGGAAGGCTCCTATCCGCGCGATGCGGTTCAGTACCTGCACCATTCCACGGCTCAGGGAATCCTTGAAAAAAAAACAAATACGCAGGTGCCAGATTATCGCATCCCCGAAAGGCTAGATCAACTGATCCGCCAGCGCGATTTTGCCCCCTACGACCACGATGGAGAACTCATCATTGACTTCCTGGCCAGCAACCATACCACAGGGGGCAATTCAGGAAGCCCTGTCCTTGATGGCAGCGGGGCCTTTATTGGCATCAACTTCGACCGCACCTGGGAGAGCACCATGAGCGACATCATGTTCGACCCTGAACAATGCCGTAGCATCACTGCAAACAGCCAGTACATTCTCTGGGTCATCGATCGCTATGCAGGAATGAAGTACCTGCTTGATGAAATGGTGATTGTTAACGAATAG
- a CDS encoding DEAD/DEAH box helicase — protein sequence MDFLSFDFDERIMEGIDAMNYKAPTPIQQEVIPEILQGSDLIACAQTGTGKTAAFLLPMLHKIITRPAGDHIKGLIIVPTRELAIQIAQQLEGFSYFSNVSSLAVFGGGDGATYSNEKRAMSQGVDIVVCTPGRMISHLNMGYVKMDKLQYLVLDEADRMLDMGFFDDIMKIISYIPNKRQSLLFSATMPPKIRDMARKILQKPKEINIAAATPPEKIRQEAYVVYENQKVPLVKDLVHKDKDLKTIVIFCDTKSMVKQLSRDLKKTIRLVEEIHSDLEQAERESVMNRFKSRQTRVLVATDIISRGIDVEDIDLVINFNVPQDAEDYVHRIGRTARAQADGKACTLIGEKEQRRFAAIERFLGREVEKVTLSEKLGKGPEYQPEKQPSFRGHKPHHNQKFNQRRQQGRGQRSTGNGQRSSNKPVS from the coding sequence TTGGACTTTCTTTCATTCGATTTTGATGAACGCATCATGGAAGGAATCGACGCCATGAATTACAAGGCGCCGACACCCATCCAGCAAGAGGTGATCCCTGAGATCCTTCAGGGCAGTGACCTGATTGCCTGTGCCCAGACCGGTACCGGCAAAACGGCGGCCTTCCTGCTTCCCATGCTTCACAAAATTATTACCCGCCCCGCCGGCGACCACATTAAGGGGCTTATCATTGTGCCCACCCGTGAGCTGGCCATTCAAATTGCCCAGCAACTGGAGGGGTTTTCCTATTTTTCAAATGTCAGTTCACTGGCTGTCTTTGGGGGTGGCGATGGCGCGACCTATTCCAACGAGAAGCGCGCCATGAGCCAGGGCGTGGACATTGTGGTATGTACGCCCGGCCGTATGATCAGCCACCTCAATATGGGCTATGTGAAAATGGACAAGTTGCAGTACCTGGTGCTCGACGAAGCTGACCGTATGCTCGACATGGGCTTTTTCGACGACATCATGAAGATCATTTCTTACATACCCAACAAAAGGCAGAGCCTGTTATTCTCGGCTACGATGCCTCCCAAGATCAGGGATATGGCCAGGAAGATCCTTCAGAAACCCAAAGAGATCAATATCGCTGCCGCTACTCCGCCCGAGAAGATCCGCCAGGAGGCTTATGTGGTGTATGAAAATCAAAAGGTACCGCTTGTCAAGGATCTGGTGCATAAGGATAAAGACCTGAAGACCATCGTCATTTTTTGCGACACCAAATCGATGGTGAAGCAGCTGAGCCGCGACTTAAAGAAAACAATCCGTTTGGTTGAAGAGATCCATTCCGATCTTGAACAGGCAGAGCGTGAATCGGTGATGAATCGGTTCAAGAGCAGGCAAACCAGGGTTTTGGTGGCTACCGATATCATATCCCGCGGCATCGATGTGGAAGACATTGACCTGGTAATCAACTTCAACGTGCCACAGGATGCCGAGGATTACGTGCATCGCATCGGGCGCACCGCCCGTGCACAGGCTGATGGGAAAGCCTGCACCCTGATCGGTGAGAAGGAGCAGCGGCGTTTCGCTGCCATCGAACGTTTTCTGGGCAGGGAGGTGGAGAAGGTGACACTTTCTGAAAAACTGGGCAAGGGCCCGGAATATCAGCCCGAAAAGCAGCCATCTTTTCGGGGGCATAAACCTCATCACAACCAAAAATTCAATCAGAGACGACAGCAGGGCCGGGGCCAGAGGTCAACGGGTAACGGTCAGCGTTCATCCAATAAACCTGTTTCCTAA
- the dacB gene encoding D-alanyl-D-alanine carboxypeptidase/D-alanyl-D-alanine-endopeptidase, whose product MKKRKPLLVIIFFAAFLLSFTSSETSGPVSSLENAIIEFSKDPALARASWGICVMDVSNGRVLGSHNADMALVPASTQKVLTTASALLMLGPEFRYKTTLGYTGRIDSEGTLHGDLVIKGSGDPSFGSTNLHDSLNLDRVFLQWLENIRRAGIKKITGSIVADASIFDDEMIPRKWIWEDMGNYYGAGASGLTANENLYTVYFKPAQAEGLPAKVLFTEPPVPGMELINQVTTGKRGSGDQVYIFGAPYQMQRTLTGTVPLGSNNFPVKGSIPDPPLFVAASFSDFLTKINITQGKPAISHRELSTENIRITEPFRLLSIWKSPPLFSLAGHTNLNSVNTYAENLLKTLGSIIKGEGSTEAGVEAIKEYWNGRGLDTRGMFLYDGSGLSPSNRITVRQLAMVLQETAGSQSARFFIAGLPLAGRTGSIAGSFRGTPSENVLRAKSGYLANVRSYAGMTRTREGKTLAFAIIVNHYEGTPASMREKLTGLMDAITRYNQ is encoded by the coding sequence ATGAAAAAACGGAAGCCATTACTGGTCATCATTTTCTTTGCGGCCTTCCTGCTTTCATTCACCTCATCAGAAACCTCCGGACCGGTATCTTCCCTTGAAAATGCTATCATTGAGTTTTCAAAGGATCCTGCCCTTGCCCGTGCAAGCTGGGGTATCTGTGTGATGGATGTTTCAAACGGGCGGGTGCTGGGCTCGCACAATGCCGATATGGCTCTGGTTCCTGCCTCCACTCAAAAGGTATTGACCACTGCCTCTGCCCTGCTGATGCTGGGCCCGGAGTTCCGTTATAAAACCACCCTGGGATATACCGGACGTATTGATAGCGAAGGGACTCTTCACGGCGACCTGGTCATCAAGGGCAGCGGAGATCCAAGCTTTGGTTCTACCAACCTGCACGATTCGCTGAACCTGGACAGGGTGTTCCTGCAATGGCTGGAAAACATTCGGAGGGCCGGCATAAAAAAGATCACCGGCAGCATCGTTGCCGATGCTTCCATTTTCGACGATGAAATGATCCCACGAAAGTGGATATGGGAGGATATGGGCAACTATTACGGTGCCGGGGCCAGCGGACTGACAGCTAATGAGAATCTTTATACGGTCTATTTTAAGCCTGCCCAGGCGGAAGGACTGCCAGCCAAGGTGCTCTTTACCGAACCCCCTGTCCCGGGTATGGAACTGATCAACCAGGTAACCACCGGCAAAAGGGGTTCAGGCGACCAGGTGTATATTTTCGGGGCGCCTTACCAGATGCAGCGAACCCTGACAGGCACCGTTCCATTGGGCAGCAATAATTTCCCGGTCAAAGGGTCCATACCTGATCCCCCTTTATTCGTGGCTGCCTCTTTCAGCGATTTCCTGACGAAAATCAACATTACGCAGGGAAAGCCAGCTATTTCCCATAGGGAATTATCAACCGAAAATATCCGTATAACTGAACCATTCCGTTTACTGAGCATCTGGAAGTCCCCTCCCCTGTTTAGCCTGGCAGGTCATACCAACCTCAATAGTGTGAACACCTATGCCGAGAACCTGCTCAAAACCCTGGGAAGTATCATCAAAGGGGAAGGCAGCACAGAGGCAGGTGTTGAGGCCATAAAAGAATATTGGAACGGCAGGGGTCTTGATACCAGGGGGATGTTTCTTTATGACGGCAGTGGCCTTTCGCCTTCCAACCGGATCACGGTACGACAACTCGCGATGGTTTTACAGGAAACGGCAGGAAGCCAGTCAGCCAGGTTTTTTATTGCCGGGCTTCCGCTGGCCGGGCGCACCGGGTCGATTGCGGGAAGCTTCAGGGGTACGCCTTCAGAAAATGTTTTACGGGCCAAAAGCGGCTACCTTGCCAACGTCAGGTCGTATGCCGGAATGACCCGCACCCGCGAAGGAAAAACCCTGGCTTTTGCCATCATTGTAAACCATTATGAAGGAACGCCGGCCTCGATGCGCGAAAAATTGACAGGCCTCATGGATGCCATTACAAGGTATAACCAATAA